In a genomic window of Arachnia rubra:
- a CDS encoding YajQ family cyclic di-GMP-binding protein, with protein sequence MAADSSFDVVSKVDRQEVDNALNQAAKEVSQRFDFKGTDSSIRWSGEAIEIESSGEERAKAVLDVFQSKLIKRGVSLKALDAGEPRISGKMWKITCTTKQGIKQEDAKKISKLVRDEGPKGVKVQIQGDELRVSSKSRDHLQEVQRLIKEADYDFAVQFVNYR encoded by the coding sequence ATGGCAGCAGACAGCTCTTTCGACGTCGTCAGCAAAGTTGACCGGCAGGAGGTCGACAACGCGCTGAACCAGGCGGCCAAGGAGGTGTCGCAGCGCTTCGACTTCAAGGGAACCGACTCCTCGATCCGCTGGTCCGGGGAGGCCATCGAGATCGAGTCGAGCGGTGAGGAACGCGCAAAGGCAGTGCTCGATGTGTTCCAGTCGAAGCTGATCAAGCGTGGGGTGTCGCTGAAGGCCCTCGACGCAGGCGAGCCACGCATCTCCGGGAAGATGTGGAAGATCACCTGCACCACCAAGCAGGGCATCAAACAGGAGGACGCGAAGAAGATCTCCAAGCTGGTGCGCGACGAGGGCCCGAAGGGCGTGAAGGTGCAGATCCAGGGCGACGAGCTGCGCGTCAGCTCGAAGTCACGTGACCACCTCCAGGAGGTCCAGCGCCTAATTAAGGAGGCGGACTACGACTTCGCCGTCCAGTTCGTGAACTACCGCTAA
- a CDS encoding class I SAM-dependent methyltransferase: MAEDFEARAATWDDDPARLARVRRVADVIRANVPLTGHPVTVELGAGTGMLSRCLAAELGPVTLLDASPAMIAVANRALETAGLGDWATAVTDLATDVPGGPYDLALAQMSLHHMDDVPALLARLHQVMVPGGMVAIADLDHDAVGGYHAKATDFHGYHGFRRDELRGWLEAAGYRGVVFHDAGVVGKEVDGERQDFPLFLALAQA; this comes from the coding sequence ATGGCTGAGGACTTTGAGGCACGTGCCGCCACCTGGGACGATGACCCGGCGAGGTTGGCGCGGGTACGGCGGGTCGCGGACGTGATCCGCGCGAACGTGCCCCTGACAGGACATCCGGTGACCGTCGAGCTCGGAGCCGGAACGGGCATGCTGTCGCGCTGCCTGGCCGCGGAACTCGGACCCGTCACCCTGCTCGATGCCTCGCCCGCGATGATCGCCGTCGCCAATCGTGCCCTCGAGACGGCTGGCCTCGGCGACTGGGCCACCGCCGTCACCGACCTCGCCACAGACGTGCCCGGCGGCCCCTATGACCTGGCGCTGGCACAGATGTCCCTGCACCACATGGACGATGTCCCGGCGCTGCTGGCCCGCCTGCACCAGGTGATGGTTCCCGGCGGCATGGTCGCGATCGCTGACCTCGACCACGACGCAGTGGGGGGCTACCACGCGAAGGCCACCGACTTCCACGGCTATCACGGTTTCCGCCGCGACGAGCTTCGCGGCTGGCTGGAGGCGGCAGGCTACCGCGGAGTCGTGTTCCACGACGCCGGGGTGGTCGGCAAGGAGGTCGACGGCGAACGCCAGGACTTCCCGTTGTTCCTGGCTCTCGCCCAGGCGTGA
- the deoC gene encoding deoxyribose-phosphate aldolase: MKPSIPAAQMTTAELASYIDHSVLKPEFTPSEIRREVEHGIGYGCKTVCINPASVEIAAPLCAGTGTGMCVVVDFPFGCSSTASKVAQTRVALEAGIQELDIIANYGWIRGGELQRVEEDLRAVIEPCHEAGVLVKVIFETDALTRDQIRAAAEAAIAAGCDFIKTSTGFYTGTSQHEVTGAFDDMAALMMECAAGRCQVKGSGSIRDREHFLRLIDAGIDRMGIGYRSTPVVLGLAEAQPGQSGKGGY, from the coding sequence ATGAAACCATCCATACCGGCAGCGCAGATGACGACCGCCGAACTCGCCTCCTATATCGATCACTCGGTGCTGAAACCCGAGTTCACCCCCAGTGAGATCCGCCGTGAGGTCGAACATGGCATCGGGTACGGCTGCAAGACCGTCTGCATCAACCCCGCCTCCGTCGAGATCGCAGCACCCCTGTGCGCCGGGACGGGAACAGGGATGTGCGTCGTGGTCGACTTCCCGTTCGGCTGTTCAAGCACCGCGTCGAAGGTCGCTCAGACCCGCGTCGCCCTTGAAGCAGGTATACAGGAGCTGGACATCATCGCCAACTACGGCTGGATCAGGGGCGGCGAGCTGCAGCGCGTCGAGGAGGATCTGAGGGCTGTCATCGAACCCTGCCATGAGGCGGGCGTGCTGGTGAAGGTGATCTTCGAGACCGACGCCCTTACGCGCGACCAGATCAGGGCCGCCGCTGAGGCTGCCATCGCTGCGGGGTGCGACTTCATCAAGACCTCCACGGGCTTCTACACCGGCACCAGTCAGCACGAGGTCACTGGGGCCTTCGATGACATGGCCGCCCTGATGATGGAGTGCGCGGCCGGCCGCTGCCAGGTCAAGGGGTCGGGATCGATCCGGGACCGGGAGCACTTCCTGCGCCTGATCGATGCGGGCATCGATCGCATGGGCATTGGCTACCGTTCCACCCCCGTCGTGCTGGGGCTGGCCGAGGCCCAGCCAGGGCAGAGCGGAAAAGGCGGCTACTGA
- a CDS encoding winged helix-turn-helix domain-containing protein has protein sequence MTDVLSSAEARRAALAAQGFTGRRPAGPPSRGSIERIIRRLRLLQLDSVNVFERSHYLPVFSRLGSYDKARLDSLTGDDPVLTECWAHEAALVPIEDYALFEFRRAQMRARYGGSGVYRDNPGLRTWLLSQLAERGPLRASDIEHEHNRRTGPWWGQSKVKRLLEYQFLFGEVATAGRIGFERRYALPEQVLPASCGDGMPGDEARVELVRRAAVALGVATVDDLADYFRLRPAEVRAAIAELVAAGELVPVSVEGWESRGRPLPAWLHRHAAVPARVCRDTLLTPFDPVVWHRPRAERQGFHYRIEIYTPAHKRQFGYYCLPVLLGDRLAARVDLKNDRRRGVLRVQSAWSEAHAPRDAAPRVAELLRTAAHWQSLGGVEVQDWGDLAPLLAAELHVPLTPRRS, from the coding sequence GTGACCGATGTCCTGAGTTCTGCTGAGGCGCGACGAGCGGCTCTGGCAGCTCAGGGTTTCACGGGCCGGCGCCCGGCCGGACCGCCGTCCCGGGGGAGTATCGAGCGGATCATCCGGCGCCTGCGCCTCCTCCAGCTGGACTCGGTGAATGTCTTCGAGCGCAGCCACTACCTGCCGGTCTTCTCCCGTCTTGGGTCCTATGACAAGGCCAGGCTCGACTCCCTGACCGGGGACGACCCGGTGCTGACGGAGTGCTGGGCGCACGAGGCCGCTCTCGTGCCCATTGAGGATTACGCGCTTTTCGAGTTCCGTCGCGCCCAGATGCGGGCCCGCTACGGGGGCAGTGGGGTCTATCGCGACAATCCCGGGCTCCGGACCTGGTTGCTGAGCCAGCTTGCAGAGCGCGGGCCACTTCGTGCCAGTGACATCGAACACGAGCACAACCGCCGCACCGGCCCCTGGTGGGGGCAGTCGAAGGTGAAACGCCTGCTGGAATATCAGTTCCTGTTCGGGGAGGTGGCGACGGCGGGCCGCATCGGTTTCGAACGGCGCTACGCGCTGCCGGAGCAGGTGCTGCCTGCCTCTTGCGGGGACGGGATGCCTGGGGACGAGGCCCGGGTGGAGCTGGTCCGGCGCGCCGCCGTCGCGCTTGGGGTCGCCACTGTCGACGACCTGGCCGACTATTTCCGGCTCCGCCCGGCGGAGGTGCGGGCGGCCATCGCGGAACTTGTGGCGGCGGGGGAGCTGGTGCCGGTGTCCGTTGAGGGCTGGGAGTCGCGGGGCAGGCCACTTCCCGCATGGCTGCATCGTCACGCAGCGGTGCCTGCCCGAGTGTGCCGGGATACCCTGCTGACGCCCTTCGACCCGGTGGTGTGGCACCGACCGCGTGCAGAACGGCAGGGCTTTCACTACCGCATCGAGATCTATACCCCCGCCCACAAACGTCAGTTTGGCTACTACTGCTTGCCGGTGCTGCTGGGGGATCGCCTCGCAGCCCGCGTCGACCTCAAGAATGACCGCAGGCGGGGAGTGCTCCGCGTCCAGTCGGCGTGGTCAGAGGCACATGCCCCACGCGACGCGGCTCCCCGGGTCGCGGAGCTGCTGCGCACAGCTGCTCACTGGCAGAGCCTGGGCGGTGTTGAGGTCCAGGACTGGGGAGACCTGGCGCCGCTGCTGGCTGCTGAACTGCACGTCCCCCTGACGCCCCGCCGCTCCTGA
- a CDS encoding glycoside-pentoside-hexuronide (GPH):cation symporter: MNLGPWRNRLSFGLGTLGRDMSAALVSMYLMYYLTEVLHIPASATAAVTVIIVVMRIFDALNDPVMGVIVDNTRSRFGKFKPWIALGAGLWAAATLGIFVDTGLTGWAFLAWFTVVYLLWSVAYTINDISFWGMLPALSQDQQERERIGVIARICANIGLFAVVVAVVPVTKALGAALGSEQLGWLVFAALLVALKLLFQSLTLLFTKQQVATSAAHTPFRELVQVIGKNDQLLWAAGAMLCFMSGYATVTSLGIYYFKYVYRDEGAYSVFAAILAVAQLAGLAVFPLVRRYLKRLQIHSLATALCLAGLVVFWFAGSSLPVVGVAGVLLFTGQAFIQLLMLMFIADCVEYGQWKLGRRNESVTLAVQPFIYKASNAIGSGFVGLALLVSGISGARQVDDVTADGVAAFKLVMLVVPMVLIVASWVILRSGYRLDEKRYGEIVAELEQRGATAA; encoded by the coding sequence ATGAATCTGGGTCCCTGGCGCAATCGGCTGAGTTTTGGGCTGGGTACCCTCGGCCGTGACATGTCGGCCGCGCTGGTCAGCATGTACCTGATGTACTACCTCACCGAGGTGCTGCACATCCCCGCCTCGGCGACAGCGGCGGTCACGGTGATCATCGTCGTGATGCGCATCTTCGACGCCCTCAACGATCCGGTCATGGGGGTGATCGTCGACAACACCCGCTCCCGTTTCGGGAAGTTCAAGCCGTGGATCGCGCTGGGAGCAGGACTATGGGCGGCCGCAACCCTGGGGATCTTCGTCGACACCGGTCTGACGGGCTGGGCGTTCCTGGCGTGGTTCACCGTCGTCTACCTGTTGTGGTCGGTGGCGTACACCATCAACGACATCTCCTTCTGGGGCATGCTTCCCGCGCTCTCGCAGGACCAGCAGGAGCGGGAACGCATCGGGGTGATCGCCCGGATCTGCGCGAACATCGGCCTGTTCGCGGTCGTGGTCGCCGTGGTCCCCGTGACGAAGGCCCTGGGAGCTGCCTTGGGCAGCGAGCAGCTGGGGTGGCTGGTGTTCGCAGCCTTGCTGGTGGCGTTGAAGCTGCTCTTCCAGTCGCTGACGTTGCTGTTCACCAAGCAGCAGGTGGCGACCTCGGCTGCGCACACCCCGTTCCGAGAGCTGGTCCAGGTCATTGGGAAAAACGACCAGCTGCTGTGGGCGGCGGGTGCGATGCTCTGTTTCATGAGCGGCTACGCGACCGTCACGAGCCTGGGCATCTACTACTTCAAATACGTCTACCGGGACGAGGGCGCCTACTCGGTCTTCGCCGCGATCCTCGCGGTAGCCCAGCTGGCGGGGCTGGCAGTCTTCCCCCTGGTGCGCCGCTACCTGAAGCGTCTCCAGATCCACAGCCTCGCAACGGCCCTTTGCCTGGCGGGACTGGTGGTGTTCTGGTTCGCCGGGTCGTCGCTGCCGGTGGTGGGGGTGGCGGGAGTCCTGCTGTTCACGGGACAGGCGTTCATCCAGCTGCTCATGCTGATGTTCATTGCGGACTGCGTGGAGTATGGACAGTGGAAGCTGGGACGCCGCAATGAGTCGGTGACGCTGGCGGTGCAGCCATTCATCTACAAGGCGTCGAACGCCATCGGCAGTGGTTTCGTCGGGCTGGCGCTGCTGGTCTCTGGAATCAGCGGGGCGAGGCAGGTCGACGATGTCACGGCCGACGGCGTCGCCGCGTTCAAGCTGGTGATGCTGGTCGTTCCGATGGTGTTGATCGTGGCCAGCTGGGTGATTCTGCGCTCCGGGTACCGGCTTGACGAGAAACGCTACGGCGAGATCGTGGCCGAGCTTGAGCAGCGAGGGGCCACGGCGGCCTGA
- a CDS encoding GntR family transcriptional regulator, whose product MARATSDKREKRKQRYQEISDWLTAQCATLPPGSAVPSEAQLAEQFKVSRMTARHALETVRAAGRIERRKGVGSFVAQAALHRTESVLRSFSDEIRRRDGEPSSIIIEQGLVVLPSQALLMGLDPHDPMVRIDRVRCSDAVPVAREITYLPGRLRAVLKRDFATASLHQALRELGTTPARATGYVTARLASPEEGELLRQELPAALLVESRTVSDTDGKVIESTETAYVGTRWAMDTAAAVSR is encoded by the coding sequence ATGGCCAGAGCCACATCGGACAAGCGTGAGAAGCGCAAGCAGCGCTATCAGGAGATCAGCGACTGGCTGACAGCCCAGTGCGCCACGCTACCCCCGGGCAGTGCGGTCCCCTCCGAGGCGCAGCTCGCCGAGCAGTTCAAGGTCAGCCGCATGACCGCCAGGCACGCGCTGGAAACCGTCCGGGCGGCCGGCAGGATAGAGCGGCGCAAGGGGGTGGGCAGTTTCGTCGCCCAGGCCGCCCTGCACCGCACTGAGTCAGTGCTGCGTTCCTTCAGCGACGAGATCCGGCGCCGGGACGGCGAGCCAAGCTCCATCATCATCGAGCAGGGACTCGTCGTGCTCCCCAGCCAGGCGCTCCTGATGGGCTTGGACCCGCACGACCCAATGGTGAGAATCGACCGGGTCAGATGCTCCGACGCGGTCCCGGTGGCCCGGGAGATCACCTACCTTCCCGGACGGCTCCGGGCGGTCCTGAAGAGGGATTTCGCAACGGCCTCTCTCCACCAGGCCCTCCGCGAACTGGGCACCACCCCAGCCCGGGCAACGGGTTATGTAACCGCCCGCCTCGCAAGCCCCGAGGAGGGTGAGCTGCTGCGTCAGGAGCTCCCGGCAGCACTGCTCGTGGAGTCGCGGACGGTGTCCGACACTGATGGCAAGGTGATCGAGAGCACCGAGACCGCCTACGTCGGCACCAGATGGGCGATGGACACGGCTGCCGCGGTCAGCCGCTGA